From the genome of Mustela lutreola isolate mMusLut2 chromosome 16, mMusLut2.pri, whole genome shotgun sequence, one region includes:
- the C16H19orf47 gene encoding uncharacterized protein C19orf47 homolog isoform X2 yields MVSVTMATSEWIQFFKEAGIPPGPAVNYAVMFVDNRIQKSMLLDLNKEIMNELGVTVVGDIIAILKHAKVVHRQDMCKAATESVPCNPSPLPGEIRRGASSAASRMIANSLNRDSPPGTPPRRPDTSTSKISVTVSNKMAAKSAKAAALARREEESLAVPTKRRRVTAEMEGKYIINMPKGTTPRTRKILEQQQAAKGLQRTSVFDRLGAETKADTTTGNKPTGVFSRLGATPETDEDLAWDSDNDSSSSVLQYAGVLKKLGRGPVKPSPQPALTVKAKATSSATTAATPTLRRLALSSRPGLERKPESLSKVSIIQRLGKAALVPEAQDSQVTSTKSKSLAEVKVTIKRTLVGPRGSSSSEGLGAQMDHAGTVSVFKRLGRRTF; encoded by the exons ATGGTCTCAGTGACTATGG ccacttCTGAGTGGATCCAGTTCTTTAAGGAAGCCGGCATTCCTCCGGGGCCTGCTGTCAATTACGCGGTGATGTTTGTGGATAATAG GATCCAGAAGAGCATGCTGCTGGATCTCAACAAAGAGATCATGAATGAGCTGGGCGTGACTGTGGTGGGCGACATCATTGCCATCCTCAAGCATGCCAAGGTGGTGCACCGCCAG GACATGTGCAAAGCTGCCACTGAGTCCGTGCCCTGcaaccccagccccctccctggcGAGATCCGCCGAGGTGCCTCTAGCG CTGCCTCTCGAATGATCGCCAACAGCTTGAACCGCGACTCCCCACCCGGCACTCCCCCCAGGCGGCCGGACACCAGCACCTCCAAGATCTCGGTCACTGTGTCCAACAAGATGGCAGCAAAGAGTGCCAAGGCTGCTG CCCTGGCCCGCCGGGAGGAGGAGAGTCTCGCTGTTCCCACCAAGCGGCGCCGGGTCACTGCTGAGATGGAGGGGAAGTACATCATCAACATGCCCAAAGGCACCACCCCCCGGACACGCAAGATCctggagcagcagcaggcagCAAAAG GTCTCCAGAGGACATCTGTGTTTGACCGCCTCGGTGCCGAGACCAAGGCAGACACGACGACGGGGAATAAA CCCACAGGAGTCTTCAGCCGCCTCGGGGCTACCCCAGAGACGGACGAGGATCTGGCTTGGGACAGCGACAATGACAGCAGCAGCTCTGTCCTGCAGTATGCTGGGGTCCTGAAGAAGCTAGGCCGGGGCCCGGTGAAGCCCAGTCCCCAGCCAGCACTGACTGTCAAAGCCAAGGCCACAAGCTCGGCCACGACAGCTGCCACGCCTACACTGCGGCGCTTGGCCCTTTCCTCACGCCCTGGGCTTGAGAGGAAGCCGGAGTCCCTGTCCAAAGTCAGCATCATCCAGAGACTGGGCAAGGCTGCCCTTGTGCCCGAGGCCCAGGACAGCCAGGTCACAAGCACCAAGAGTAAGTCCTTGGCTGAGGTCAAGGTCACCATTAAGAGGACTCTTGTGGGGCCCCGGGGGAGCAGCTCCAGTGAGGGCCTGGGTGCCCAGATGGACCATGCAGGCACAGTGAGCGTGTTCAAAAGACTGGGCCGCAGGACCTTCTAG
- the C16H19orf47 gene encoding uncharacterized protein C19orf47 homolog isoform X3, whose product MVSVTMATSEWIQFFKEAGIPPGPAVNYAVMFVDNRIQKSMLLDLNKEIMNELGVTVVGDIIAILKHAKVVHRQDMCKAATESVPCNPSPLPGEIRRGASSAASRMIANSLNRDSPPGTPPRRPDTSTSKISVTVSNKMAAKSAKAAALARREEESLAVPTKRRRVTAEMEGKYIINMPKGTTPRTRKILEQQQAAKGLQRTSVFDRLGAETKADTTTGNKPTGVFSRLGATPETDEDLAWDSDNDSSSSVLQYAGVLKKLGRGPVKPSPQPALTVKAKATSSATTAATPTLRRLALSSRPGLERKPESLSKVSIIQRLGKAALVPEAQDSQVTSTKSPTVRCVLPDPPAPPASQRPPRRRWRRARRDC is encoded by the exons ATGGTCTCAGTGACTATGG ccacttCTGAGTGGATCCAGTTCTTTAAGGAAGCCGGCATTCCTCCGGGGCCTGCTGTCAATTACGCGGTGATGTTTGTGGATAATAG GATCCAGAAGAGCATGCTGCTGGATCTCAACAAAGAGATCATGAATGAGCTGGGCGTGACTGTGGTGGGCGACATCATTGCCATCCTCAAGCATGCCAAGGTGGTGCACCGCCAG GACATGTGCAAAGCTGCCACTGAGTCCGTGCCCTGcaaccccagccccctccctggcGAGATCCGCCGAGGTGCCTCTAGCG CTGCCTCTCGAATGATCGCCAACAGCTTGAACCGCGACTCCCCACCCGGCACTCCCCCCAGGCGGCCGGACACCAGCACCTCCAAGATCTCGGTCACTGTGTCCAACAAGATGGCAGCAAAGAGTGCCAAGGCTGCTG CCCTGGCCCGCCGGGAGGAGGAGAGTCTCGCTGTTCCCACCAAGCGGCGCCGGGTCACTGCTGAGATGGAGGGGAAGTACATCATCAACATGCCCAAAGGCACCACCCCCCGGACACGCAAGATCctggagcagcagcaggcagCAAAAG GTCTCCAGAGGACATCTGTGTTTGACCGCCTCGGTGCCGAGACCAAGGCAGACACGACGACGGGGAATAAA CCCACAGGAGTCTTCAGCCGCCTCGGGGCTACCCCAGAGACGGACGAGGATCTGGCTTGGGACAGCGACAATGACAGCAGCAGCTCTGTCCTGCAGTATGCTGGGGTCCTGAAGAAGCTAGGCCGGGGCCCGGTGAAGCCCAGTCCCCAGCCAGCACTGACTGTCAAAGCCAAGGCCACAAGCTCGGCCACGACAGCTGCCACGCCTACACTGCGGCGCTTGGCCCTTTCCTCACGCCCTGGGCTTGAGAGGAAGCCGGAGTCCCTGTCCAAAGTCAGCATCATCCAGAGACTGGGCAAGGCTGCCCTTGTGCCCGAGGCCCAGGACAGCCAGGTCACAAGCACCAAGA GCCCGACTGTGCGCTGCGTCCTGCCTGACCCTCCTGCACCTCCGGCCTCCCAGCGGCCCCCTCGTCGGCGGTGGCGTCGAGCCCGTAGAGACTGTTAA